In Phycisphaerales bacterium, the sequence TTCTCGGCTTTCTTCAACTGCTTCGTCTCGCTCGGCGAGTCTTTCATGAATGCGAAGAGCGGCTTGTCCCCCGCGTCACCGGATTGTGGCACGAAAACACTCACGTGGTCATAGCGATACCGCTGCTTGGTCTCTCGACAATCCACCATCGGGTCGTTGAACCCGCCGACGTGTCCGCTCGCCTCCCACACCTTCGGATGCTGGATGATGCGTGTTTCCACCGGCACGCATCGCACGCGCTCGCCGTTGGGTCCCTGGCGTCCCCAGCAGGGGTTGAGGATCATGTCCTGCCACCACGCGTCGCGGAGGTTCTTCTTCATCTGGGCGCCCAGCGGGCCATAGTCCCAGAACCCGTTGATCCCGCCATAGATTTCAGAGGCCTGATAGATGAAGCCCCGGCGTTTGCAGAGCGCCATCAGGGCGTCCATGGACTTCACAGGAGAGGCCGCCGAAGCGGGTTGGGCGGCGGGATCAGGCTGTTTCGAAGGCTCATTGCTCATAGGAGGCGATCGTAGCGTCCGATCACGCCCGACTTGATCTCGAAGCGCCGGCGACTGGCGGGTTGCTCTCATTCTTGCGGTGCTCTCTGCGGTCGGATCCGGACAATCCGCGTCGCTTCTGGACATTCCGGAGCACCACGAAAGTCACTTGATTCATGGGCCGATGCTCCGCGTGCATGGATCTCTCCCAGATGACCTTCGACCAGTTCAGCGAACTCATGGGGCGATGGGCCCCGGTAGTCGTCGGTGGGCTCTTTCTCGTCGTCGGCGTCGTCATGGCCATCCGCGCCACACGTCTGGCCGTGGCGAGCCGGAACTGGCCGAGCGTGCCCGGGCGGATCCTCAAGAGCCTCGTCACGACCGAGCAGCCTCCGACCCAGGTCGGTGAGTTCCGCCCGGATGTCTTTGTCGCCAAGATCGAGTACGAGTACGTCGTCGCGGGCGAACGCCACACGGGCACGAACATCAGCGTCGGCGGCGACCTGCACACGAGCAACCGCCAGCGTGCCGAGGATGCCGTGGCGACGTATGGCGTGGGTGATGCCGTAGACGTGTTCTATGACCCGAGCAAGCCTTCGCGAGCGGGGCTGGTGCACGACGCACCGGGGATCGGCGTGATGCTGGCCGTCGCTGGCGTGGGGACGGTGGTGCTGATCGTGTCGGTGGTCCGGGCCATGGGGTGAGGTTGGACGTCACGACGCGCCGGAACCCGAATTGAATCCAAACATACTGATCGCGGCGACACGTGTCTCAACTCTTCATGCCAGAATCTCGTGTCGGCTCGAGCCTTGGCGTGGCCCCGCTCGACCCCGACGGGGGCAGCCGCCTAAACTCTCGACCCTGCGGAGGGCATGGTCCCTTCCAGGTCACGAACGACGAACCGCGAGAATCTGACATGGCACATAAAAAGGGCCAAGGCTCCACCAAGAACGGTCGCGACTCCAATCCCCAGTATCGCGGGATCAAACTCTACGGCGGCGAGGTCGCCCAGCCCGGCTCGATCATCGTGCGCCAGGTTGGCACGCCCTTCCTCCCAGGGTTCAATGTTCGCCGGGCGAAGGACGATTCCCTCTTCTCGGTCGCCCACGGTCGCGTGATCTTCAAGGGTCGCAAGGTCCATGTTGATCCGAGCGATCCCAAGGCCGCCCGCCCGAACTATCTCGTGGCGAGCGCAAACTGAGCGACTCTCGCGACCTTCGCATCATCACGATCTCAACGCAACCCGGCCCGCGAAGCCGGGTTGTTTGTTTGCCGAGTTGTTTGGTTTTTTTATTTTGGGTTGTGCCCGCGACTACATCAGTGTCGCAGATGACGTCGGCGTGAATGACGCGAGTTCGGGCGGGATGAGGTCGCGGATCTCGACGACACGTCTCGCGAAGTCTTCGAGTTCTGCGGGCTTGGGCGTGCGGCGGATGGTGACGCAGATCGCGCCCTGGCCGACGTCCACGCGGAGTTGGCCCTTGTCCTTGGGGAGGTTCATGCACCATCGCTGGGCCTCGGGCGTGAGGGCCAAAAGGGCGAAGTCCTCGTCGTCGCAGTTGACGCGGTAGCGCTTGTTGAACTCGGCATCGTCGAGTTGGAGGTCCTTCTTGCCGAAGCGTTCGGTGAGACCGAACTTGTCGGCGAGGCGGTGCATGAAGTGCTCGCCATACACGGAGAGGATCGGCCAGGCTCGCGGCGCCTCGAGCCAGGCGATGGTGTGGATGTGGACCTGGCGGTTCTTTCCCGAGCCGGTGGAGTAGAGATGCCCGAGCATCCGCACATTTGTGGTGCCATGCGGGAGAATGGAGAGCGGCACGGTGGCGAGCCATTGCACGCCGCGTGAGCCGGTCTGGAGTTTCTGCCACGGGCCGACGCACAGGAATGCCTCGTGCTTCTCGTGGTCCTGGGGCTTCTCGATGAACGTTCCGCCGAGAGCCATGCAGCGTTCGCTCATCTCGCGGCGCCAGCGGCGCTTGTTCATGACCGTGGCAAGGATGATGGTTGCCACGATGCCGAACATCCCGCCCACGACGAGGAACGGCAACCATTGCGGCGATGCGGCGAGAGTCCACATGATCCGAGTCTAGACGATCGCTTTGGGCAAGGCCTTGCGGATCGCCGCGAGATCCTGGAGGAGCGCGGGCACATCCTTGAGCGGGAGCATCGTCGCGGCGTCCGACATCCCCTTGGACGGCTCGGGATGGCACTCGAGGAAGACGGCGTGCACACCCGCGGCGACGGCGGCCCGCGCGAGGAGCGGCGCGCGATCGGGACGTCCGCCGGTTTGCTCCGCCCCGCCGCCGACGCTGCCGCCGCCGGGGAGTTGCGTGGAGTGTGTCGCGTCGAAGCACACCGGTGGCGAGCCTCCCTCGGCCTTGAGTTCGATCAGATCGCCGACGCCGAGGAAGTCGTTCACGAGGCGACCATAGCCGAACGTCGTGCCACGCTCGGTGCACATGACGTTGGAGCAGCCGGCCTCGGCGAGTTTCTTGACGGGCCCGCGCATGTCGCCTGGGGCGAGGAACTGGCCTTTCTTCACGTTCACGCCGCGTCCGTGCCTCGAAGCCGCCGCGCCGGCAGCCGCGAGGAGATCGGTCTGGCGGCAAAGAAACGCGGGGATCTGGAGCAAGTCGATCGACGTCGCGATGGGTTCGGCCTGTGACGGATCGTGGATATCTGTGGTCGTCGGGCGTTTGGTCTCGATTCCGATCTCGTGGATCCACGCCACGCCGCGTTCCAGTCCGGGGCCGCGAGGCGAGGTGATGCTCGAGCGATTGGCCTTGTCGAAGGAGGCTTTGAAGATGTACGAGAGGCCGAGTCGATCGCACGCCTCGCCGACAGTGCGCGCGATCTCCAGGCCGAGTTCCTTGGTTTCGAGCACGCACGGGCCGGCGATGATGGCGAGGGGTTGGCCTGTGCCGATGGAGACCGAGCCGGCCTTGCAGAGTCGCGTCATGCGTCAAGCGTAGCGAGATCGCGGGGACTTACGCCCGCTTGATCACCGGGAACGGATCGAAGTTGCCCTGGAGCACGTCCTTGCTGCTCGCGACGAGCCACGACTCGAGGATCGCGGCGTAGACGCTGCGGAAATCCACACCATAGATCAGATCGCCCTCGTCGAGTTTGGTGAGCGAGGGGTGATCGGCGTGGACGCCGGGCTTGACCATCTCGCCCATGAGGAACATGGGGGCGGCGGTGCCGTGGTCCGTGCCGCCGCTGGCATTCTGGCTGACGCGGCGGCCGAACTCGGAAAAGGTCATGGTGAGGACTCGGCCGGAGTTGCCCTGCTGGCGGAGGTCTGCCTGGAAGGCCTTGAGCGCGTCGCCGAGTTGGCGCAGGTTGTTGGCGTGGCGACCCTGGGCGCCGCCCTGGCCGGCGTGGGTGTCGAAGCCGCCGAGTGTTGCGTAGTAGACGCGCGTCTTGAGTCCCGCGGCGATCATCTGCCCGATCATGCGCAACTGGCCCGCGAACTGCCCGTTGGGATACGCGACGCGCGGCGCCGAGGCGATGGCCTTGCGGATGAGGTCGCTCGAGACCTGGGCGTCGAGCGCGGTGCGCAGCAGGAAGTCGGCGTTGGTCTCCTTGCCCGCCTTGTTCTCGCTTCCGCGCAGGTTCGACTGCTCATAGGCCTTGGCGAGGTCCTTATCGACGGTCTCGCCCGACCAGCGGAACATCTCGGGGGACTCGAAACTGACGCCGGTGATCTGACGGCCTTGCATCGAGAGCGGCGCGGTGCGCCCGATGGCGATGCCGGGGGGGCTGGAGGTGGTTGTGGAAGACTTCTCGCTAGTGTTGTCCTTGTGCCCGCTCTCGCCTTTGCCGAAGCCGCAGCATTCGGAGTCGAAGTAGCGGCCCAGCCACCCCTCGCCGGTGGCGCTGATGTCGGCGGTCTGCCAGATGTCGGTGGACTTGAAGTGCGACCGGTTGGGGTTGGGATAGCCGACGCCCTGCACGACGGCGAGCGCGCCATCGTCATAGATCTCCTTGAGGCCGGCGAGCGCGGGATGGAGCCCAATGCCGTCGGCACCGGAAAGGGCGAGCGCGTCTTTGGCTCCGACGCCGATCCCCGGGCGGGCCTTGTGGTACGCGTCCATTCCGAAGGGCACGACGGTGTTCAGCCCGTCGTTGCCGCCCGAGAGTTGGATGACGACGAGGATGTGGTCATCGGGAACGCCTGCCACGCTGGAGACGCCCAAGAGCGGTTTCGACATCGCGATGGCGCTGCGCTGCAGGAACGCGGGCACGGCCAAGGCCGCGGAGGCGAAGACCAGCCCGCTGCTGAGGAACTCCCGCCGTGTGTATGCGCTGTGCTCAATGCTCATGATCGGTCTCCAGCCTTTGCGTACCCGTCCGACTCCATCTCGTGGCACAGGTGTCTCGCCTGTGACTTCGTATATCTACTCAGATCCGTCCGCATCTCAACTCAAATCTGTTCGTTCCACACTCGATCCTGATTCTCTAGCACAACTGATACTCGGGCATGGCCGTGATGAGCAGGAGCGTGCCGACGATCGCCTCGCGATCGGAGGGGTTCTTGGCCTTGCCCATGACATCCATGCACACTTCTTTGGCCGACGATCGCACGCTACCCAGGGTCTGGCGCAGCAGGTGCTCGACGACGCGCTCGGCGTCGCGTTTGGCCGCATCGCCACCCTCGATGTCCGCAAGGAGGTGCGAGGGGTCGTACTGGGCGTCGGGCTTGCCACGCCGGTTGGTGCTCATCCCGGTGAGCGAATATGTCAGGACATTCTGTCGCACGAACATCGTGGTGGTGTTGACCCATGCGCGCCCGCCGTCCCAGCCTTTGACACTCGGCGGCATCATGAGGTTCTGGCCCATGCGGTCCATCGCGTCGAGGAGGATGTTGAGGTCGCGCACGGGCGTATTGAGCGAGCGGATGGAGCCGACGACGAGTTGGGCTGGGCTCTTGATCTGCTGCCCGAGGAAGGCCGGCGAGTAGAAGTGCTCGCTGAGGAAGAGTTTCTTGAGGACGGGCTTCACGAAGTAGTTCCGGGAGCGCAACTCGTTCGAGAGGTTGCGCAGCACGGCGCGCTGTGGAGTAGGGAGCGCCGAGTCGCCGCCGCGTTCGTCGGGGGGCACATCGGCGACGAAGAAGTTGTACAGGCGCCGGACGACGAAGGGTGCGCACGCCGGATTGGCGAGGATCGCC encodes:
- the kdsA gene encoding 3-deoxy-8-phosphooctulonate synthase; the protein is MTRLCKAGSVSIGTGQPLAIIAGPCVLETKELGLEIARTVGEACDRLGLSYIFKASFDKANRSSITSPRGPGLERGVAWIHEIGIETKRPTTTDIHDPSQAEPIATSIDLLQIPAFLCRQTDLLAAAGAAASRHGRGVNVKKGQFLAPGDMRGPVKKLAEAGCSNVMCTERGTTFGYGRLVNDFLGVGDLIELKAEGGSPPVCFDATHSTQLPGGGSVGGGAEQTGGRPDRAPLLARAAVAAGVHAVFLECHPEPSKGMSDAATMLPLKDVPALLQDLAAIRKALPKAIV
- a CDS encoding DUF3592 domain-containing protein; amino-acid sequence: MDLSQMTFDQFSELMGRWAPVVVGGLFLVVGVVMAIRATRLAVASRNWPSVPGRILKSLVTTEQPPTQVGEFRPDVFVAKIEYEYVVAGERHTGTNISVGGDLHTSNRQRAEDAVATYGVGDAVDVFYDPSKPSRAGLVHDAPGIGVMLAVAGVGTVVLIVSVVRAMG
- a CDS encoding DUF1501 domain-containing protein, with protein sequence MSIEHSAYTRREFLSSGLVFASAALAVPAFLQRSAIAMSKPLLGVSSVAGVPDDHILVVIQLSGGNDGLNTVVPFGMDAYHKARPGIGVGAKDALALSGADGIGLHPALAGLKEIYDDGALAVVQGVGYPNPNRSHFKSTDIWQTADISATGEGWLGRYFDSECCGFGKGESGHKDNTSEKSSTTTSSPPGIAIGRTAPLSMQGRQITGVSFESPEMFRWSGETVDKDLAKAYEQSNLRGSENKAGKETNADFLLRTALDAQVSSDLIRKAIASAPRVAYPNGQFAGQLRMIGQMIAAGLKTRVYYATLGGFDTHAGQGGAQGRHANNLRQLGDALKAFQADLRQQGNSGRVLTMTFSEFGRRVSQNASGGTDHGTAAPMFLMGEMVKPGVHADHPSLTKLDEGDLIYGVDFRSVYAAILESWLVASSKDVLQGNFDPFPVIKRA
- the rpmA gene encoding 50S ribosomal protein L27 encodes the protein MAHKKGQGSTKNGRDSNPQYRGIKLYGGEVAQPGSIIVRQVGTPFLPGFNVRRAKDDSLFSVAHGRVIFKGRKVHVDPSDPKAARPNYLVASAN